One region of Desulfobacterales bacterium genomic DNA includes:
- a CDS encoding sulfotransferase: MVLKKYKKKMSHRKTRHGALRESRSHLKQLYQVCLDNMIPITAPIALISQIQRSGGSLLSQLFDGHPEIYAHPDELMIGHPKKYIWPPINLNDRPMQWFHLLFEDNVIKHFNEGYKKGHKSEKTFAFMFPPSLQRMLFLQYLDSIGSISQREILNAYMTSYFGAWLNYQNAYGTKKYITGFTPRLAMVPESIESFFADYPDGRLVSIIRDPKNWFPSAHRHNDKKGKYEDIEKASGQWIQNAQAMVQNKALYGPLVAIIRFEDLIGHTERVMQYLADFLNINFNPILLTPTFNNEPIAANTSFTIENPGIMLGSLNRYKTLSAEELNAIESATGKEYQKVLDRAVAF; the protein is encoded by the coding sequence ATGGTTTTAAAAAAATACAAAAAAAAGATGTCTCACAGGAAGACGCGCCATGGCGCGCTGCGTGAAAGCCGATCCCATTTAAAACAGCTATATCAGGTATGTCTGGACAATATGATACCGATAACGGCGCCCATCGCACTTATCTCTCAGATCCAGCGCTCCGGTGGATCGCTTCTCAGCCAGCTTTTTGATGGTCACCCGGAAATATATGCCCATCCGGACGAGTTAATGATTGGGCATCCCAAAAAGTACATCTGGCCGCCGATCAATCTCAATGACCGCCCGATGCAATGGTTCCACCTGCTTTTTGAAGACAATGTGATAAAACACTTTAATGAAGGCTATAAAAAAGGGCATAAGTCTGAAAAGACATTTGCATTCATGTTTCCGCCCTCTTTGCAAAGAATGCTATTTTTACAATACCTGGATTCCATCGGATCCATAAGCCAGCGTGAGATCCTCAACGCTTATATGACCTCTTATTTCGGTGCCTGGCTCAATTACCAAAACGCTTATGGGACCAAAAAATATATCACAGGATTTACGCCTAGACTGGCAATGGTGCCCGAAAGCATTGAATCCTTTTTTGCAGATTATCCGGATGGCCGTCTGGTCTCAATCATCAGAGACCCCAAAAACTGGTTCCCATCGGCGCATCGGCACAACGATAAAAAAGGGAAATATGAAGATATCGAAAAAGCATCGGGTCAGTGGATCCAAAATGCGCAGGCAATGGTTCAAAATAAAGCGCTTTATGGGCCCTTGGTGGCTATCATTCGTTTCGAAGATTTAATCGGCCATACAGAGCGTGTCATGCAATATCTAGCTGATTTTTTAAACATCAACTTTAACCCGATCTTATTAACGCCAACATTTAATAATGAACCGATTGCAGCAAACACCAGTTTCACCATTGAAAATCCCGGGATTATGCTCGGTTCATTGAATCGATACAAGACGCTATCAGCAGAGGAACTGAATGCGATCGAATCCGCAACCGGCAAAGAATATCAAAAGGTTCTGGATCGTGCGGTTGCATTCTAA
- a CDS encoding sulfotransferase, with amino-acid sequence MPQHTIDPTYTDPVFIVGMPRSGTTLLQGILSNTGNYFPMPETHFFSRATYGLRENDLSQKDCQTIRRILYRKARIEVAEDAFRHLNSQKEVFEYVIGQFNPDKKNTFLEKTPRHIFFYSKICSYYPSAKFICMIREPKNIVSSRLRKHPKRKKSLIRLALLYNKISAAILKIESKDNVIVVRYEDLTADNKSSLIKICEFLNIPYDRRLLENVIAPNEIVSDHEFWKNNNLVLQSIRENDPDKWRDSLDADQAHLVNYITRSYASKFGYATAYDWARLCKGFGRDVLRLHKPGEIKKILSKVHG; translated from the coding sequence ATGCCGCAACATACCATAGATCCGACGTATACGGACCCGGTTTTCATTGTGGGAATGCCCCGATCGGGAACGACCCTGCTTCAGGGGATTTTGAGCAATACGGGCAACTATTTTCCCATGCCTGAAACCCATTTTTTTTCAAGGGCGACTTATGGGCTTCGCGAAAACGACTTGAGTCAGAAGGATTGCCAAACCATTCGTCGGATATTATACCGCAAAGCTAGAATAGAGGTGGCTGAAGACGCTTTCCGGCACTTAAACTCCCAGAAAGAAGTATTTGAATACGTGATTGGGCAGTTCAACCCGGATAAAAAAAATACCTTTCTGGAAAAAACGCCTAGGCATATATTTTTCTATTCGAAAATATGCAGCTATTACCCGAGCGCCAAATTCATTTGCATGATCCGCGAGCCCAAAAATATCGTCAGTTCGCGCTTAAGGAAACATCCAAAACGAAAAAAGTCGCTCATTCGCTTAGCGCTGCTATACAATAAAATCTCCGCGGCGATCCTGAAAATAGAAAGCAAGGATAACGTCATCGTCGTTCGATATGAAGATCTAACGGCTGATAATAAGTCCTCTTTAATTAAAATTTGTGAATTTTTAAATATTCCGTACGATCGTCGATTACTTGAAAATGTCATTGCCCCCAACGAGATTGTATCAGACCATGAATTCTGGAAAAATAATAATTTAGTATTACAGAGCATCCGGGAAAACGATCCAGATAAATGGCGGGATTCGCTGGATGCCGATCAAGCTCATCTGGTCAACTACATCACGAGATCGTATGCCTCAAAATTCGGGTATGCGACAGCCTATGACTGGGCAAGGCTTTGCAAAGGATTCGGGCGTGACGTCCTAAGATTGCATAAACCCGGCGAGATAAAAAAAATTCTGTCAAAAGTTCATGGCTAA
- a CDS encoding alcohol dehydrogenase catalytic domain-containing protein, which produces MRDPEISIVIRTFNEEKYLPDLLEALRLQTQQDFETIIVDSGSWDRTREIAAQKADMLLPIESHDFTFGHSLNIGIEVACGQYIAIASAHTLPVDEHWVSKLIAPLRDQKTAMVYGRQVGGSSSKFGEIQDMRRTFGPQRKVLRPPRFFANNANSAIRKDLWRERQFNENLLGLEDIEWAKYWMEKDYRVVYEPEASLYHIHEENWRQIRRRYFREAAAARWIGIQNIWHALATPCLESTRLFFDLGYIFSSSDQNAVGLNNKIKLARETLFFRTNKSIGTIKGLLSRSIIENQNVRRDMFFDRTCQAVVIHGPKRASVDDISISNPKPGEILIRVAYEGVCATDIEIYEGHLGYYKNGLAKYPIVPGHEFSGHVVSVGSNITHVKVGDAVVVECIQSCGTCPACLAENWIACQNRTELGVIGRNGGYAEYVIVPGRFAHMIPAEFDLKTACLCEPLAVALKGLKRFRRTWKVKKSPKKCAVVGAGALGHLCARVLAHWGHDVTVFDRNRTRLNYFNDSDIHVSQDLSELQAFENLLEVTGNPQALDAILNQSPAGARILLLGLPYARQEYTFEGIVAYDKMLVGSVGSAARHFKMAIDLLPQIATSAFTDKVLPLSEFKTAWELAKSQQHLKVILKIGQA; this is translated from the coding sequence ATGCGTGACCCTGAAATATCGATTGTCATCCGGACGTTTAATGAAGAAAAATATTTGCCGGATTTACTGGAAGCGCTGCGCCTGCAAACCCAACAGGATTTTGAGACCATCATTGTCGATTCCGGTTCCTGGGATCGGACGCGTGAAATTGCCGCCCAAAAGGCCGATATGCTGCTGCCCATTGAAAGCCATGATTTTACCTTTGGCCACTCCTTGAACATCGGGATTGAAGTGGCCTGCGGCCAATATATTGCCATTGCGTCTGCTCACACGCTGCCGGTTGATGAACATTGGGTCAGCAAACTGATCGCACCGCTGCGTGATCAGAAAACAGCTATGGTGTATGGGCGACAGGTGGGCGGATCCAGCTCTAAATTCGGCGAAATTCAAGACATGCGGCGCACTTTCGGTCCGCAACGAAAAGTATTGCGCCCGCCGCGGTTTTTTGCCAACAACGCCAATTCAGCCATTCGTAAGGACCTGTGGCGGGAGCGACAGTTTAATGAAAACCTGTTGGGCCTTGAGGATATTGAGTGGGCCAAATATTGGATGGAAAAAGACTATCGGGTCGTGTATGAACCCGAAGCATCCCTTTACCACATCCATGAGGAAAACTGGCGCCAGATCAGACGACGATATTTCCGGGAAGCGGCAGCCGCACGCTGGATTGGGATCCAAAATATCTGGCACGCATTGGCAACCCCTTGTTTGGAGAGCACGCGTCTTTTTTTTGACCTGGGTTACATTTTTTCTTCATCAGATCAGAACGCTGTCGGCTTAAACAACAAGATCAAGCTTGCGCGGGAAACCCTTTTCTTTCGGACCAACAAAAGTATCGGCACCATCAAAGGGTTGTTGAGCCGCTCTATTATTGAAAACCAGAATGTCAGGAGAGATATGTTTTTTGACCGAACATGTCAGGCGGTCGTCATCCACGGACCGAAGCGAGCATCCGTTGATGACATTTCAATTTCGAATCCTAAACCGGGAGAAATTTTGATCCGAGTAGCCTATGAAGGCGTATGCGCCACCGACATCGAAATTTATGAAGGCCACTTGGGATATTACAAAAATGGTCTGGCCAAATATCCCATAGTTCCGGGACACGAATTCAGTGGCCATGTGGTAAGTGTGGGATCCAATATCACCCATGTAAAAGTTGGCGATGCGGTGGTTGTGGAGTGTATTCAGAGTTGTGGCACCTGCCCGGCGTGTCTGGCGGAAAATTGGATTGCCTGCCAAAACCGGACCGAACTGGGCGTTATCGGCCGCAACGGCGGCTATGCCGAGTATGTTATCGTTCCTGGGCGGTTTGCCCATATGATTCCGGCGGAATTCGACCTAAAAACCGCCTGTCTGTGCGAACCGCTGGCCGTGGCCCTAAAAGGTCTCAAACGGTTTCGACGGACCTGGAAAGTCAAAAAGTCGCCCAAAAAATGTGCTGTGGTGGGCGCCGGCGCCCTGGGCCACCTGTGCGCTAGAGTGCTTGCGCACTGGGGACATGATGTAACGGTATTTGATCGCAATCGCACCCGGCTCAATTATTTTAACGATTCCGATATTCACGTATCACAAGATTTGTCAGAGCTACAGGCATTTGAGAATTTATTAGAAGTCACCGGTAACCCACAGGCGTTGGATGCTATTTTAAACCAAAGCCCGGCCGGTGCTCGAATTCTCCTGCTGGGCTTGCCCTATGCCCGTCAGGAGTATACGTTTGAAGGTATCGTCGCCTATGACAAAATGCTGGTCGGTTCGGTGGGCAGCGCTGCCAGGCATTTTAAAATGGCCATCGACCTTTTACCGCAGATTGCAACTAGCGCTTTTACTGATAAAGTGCTGCCGTTATCCGAGTTCAAGACCGCATGGGAGCTGGCAAAATCACAGCAGCATTTAAAAGTTATTTTAAAGATTGGCCAGGCTTAA
- a CDS encoding phosphoglycerate dehydrogenase, with protein MKWRVLVSAPYFIPVIEDWRQRLAAEEIELIAADVNERLSEAELLETIADIDGIICGDDRITRRVLEAANRLKVISKWGTGIDSIDSEEARRRGIPVYRTPNAFSEPVADTVLGYILTFARKLPWMDRDIRQGNWEKPSLVSLRECVLGVIGVGDCGKAVVRRAIAFGMRVMGNDPVQPPDDFLSETGIEMVSLEELLNHADFVSLNPDLNPTSYHLINKQRLELMRPGAYLVNASRGPVVEEPALVQALQAGQIAGAALDVFEDEPLPPDSPLRSMQNCLLAPHNANSSPEAWQRVHENTVKNLLKGLKAAGA; from the coding sequence GTGAAATGGCGAGTTTTGGTTTCTGCACCGTATTTTATCCCGGTCATTGAAGATTGGCGCCAACGACTGGCTGCGGAGGAGATTGAATTGATTGCCGCCGATGTGAACGAGCGCTTAAGTGAAGCCGAATTGCTTGAAACTATTGCAGACATTGACGGTATCATCTGTGGTGATGATCGCATCACCCGGCGCGTGCTGGAAGCGGCCAACCGCCTGAAGGTCATTTCCAAATGGGGGACCGGCATTGACTCTATCGATTCGGAAGAAGCGCGGCGTCGCGGCATTCCAGTATATCGAACACCAAATGCCTTCTCAGAGCCCGTGGCGGACACCGTATTAGGATATATCCTGACATTTGCCCGCAAACTGCCATGGATGGATAGAGATATCCGCCAAGGAAATTGGGAAAAGCCTTCTCTGGTATCCCTGCGCGAATGCGTCCTGGGTGTAATCGGGGTTGGCGACTGCGGCAAAGCCGTGGTGCGCCGTGCAATTGCTTTCGGGATGCGGGTGATGGGAAATGACCCCGTACAACCGCCGGATGACTTTCTGTCAGAGACGGGAATTGAAATGGTTTCGCTGGAAGAGCTGCTCAACCATGCCGATTTTGTCAGCCTCAATCCGGATTTAAATCCAACTTCCTACCACCTGATCAATAAACAGCGTCTGGAGTTAATGAGGCCTGGTGCCTATCTCGTCAATGCGTCCCGGGGACCCGTCGTGGAAGAACCCGCTCTGGTTCAGGCCCTGCAAGCAGGCCAGATTGCCGGCGCCGCCCTGGACGTTTTTGAGGACGAACCGTTGCCGCCCGATAGCCCATTGCGCAGCATGCAAAACTGCCTTCTGGCGCCTCACAATGCCAATAGCAGCCCGGAGGCATGGCAGCGCGTCCACGAGAACACGGTTAAAAACCTGCTTAAAGGCTTGAAAGCAGCAGGAGCATAG
- a CDS encoding 3-deoxy-manno-octulosonate cytidylyltransferase, which yields MKIVAIIPARMGSTRFPGKPLATLLGRPMIEHVYRRTILCDALEEVYVATCDTDIFDAVEAFGGRALMTSPTHERASDRVAEAAADMDADVVVMIQGDEPMTYPEMIAESLAPFLHVHEPLACVNLTAKIKSQTEFEDRNTIKVVMDNQGYALYMSREPIPTQHLQDFNHIPSYKQVCVIPFTAAALQEFTRLDPTPLEVAESIDMMRFIEHGHRVKMVETAFATHAVDNPADLELVEGLLRTDPLTHKYLSSID from the coding sequence ATGAAAATCGTTGCCATCATACCGGCCAGAATGGGATCAACACGATTTCCGGGAAAACCGCTGGCAACCCTTCTCGGACGTCCCATGATTGAACATGTTTACCGCAGGACCATTTTATGCGATGCACTCGAAGAAGTATATGTGGCCACCTGCGACACAGACATATTTGATGCCGTTGAGGCTTTTGGCGGCCGCGCGCTGATGACCTCCCCCACCCATGAACGGGCCAGTGATCGCGTTGCAGAGGCTGCTGCGGATATGGATGCAGATGTGGTGGTAATGATTCAAGGCGACGAGCCCATGACGTATCCTGAGATGATCGCAGAATCGCTTGCACCTTTTTTGCACGTTCATGAACCACTAGCTTGCGTGAATCTAACGGCTAAAATTAAAAGTCAAACAGAATTTGAGGATCGCAACACCATCAAAGTGGTCATGGACAACCAGGGGTACGCCCTGTATATGTCCCGTGAACCGATACCGACGCAGCATCTGCAGGATTTTAACCACATACCGTCCTATAAACAGGTTTGTGTGATTCCATTTACGGCGGCGGCCTTACAGGAATTTACTCGGCTCGATCCGACACCGTTGGAAGTGGCTGAATCCATTGATATGATGCGCTTCATTGAACATGGCCATCGGGTTAAAATGGTTGAAACCGCATTTGCCACCCATGCGGTGGATAACCCGGCAGATCTGGAATTGGTCGAAGGCTTGTTGCGCACAGATCCGTTAACGCACAAATATCTATCTTCAATTGATTGA
- a CDS encoding cyclase family protein: protein MKIIDISVPLSPHLPVWPGDRQIVLERYHALSRGDTSNDTRLVCSVHSGTHVDAPLHFVENGASVEQLPLDVLMGPAVVVELPEIDVITPEQLDAQELPPSTQRLLLKTKNSRLWDHPDHKFNPEFVALSAASADWMVDQGIRLVGIDYLSIQLYDDVEPQTHRTLLDAGIIILEGLDLRQVRSGRYDLICLPLKLAGSEGAPARAVLIEK, encoded by the coding sequence ATGAAAATTATTGATATTTCGGTACCCCTTAGTCCCCATTTGCCAGTGTGGCCCGGCGATCGTCAGATTGTCTTGGAACGCTATCATGCATTGTCAAGAGGAGATACCAGCAATGACACTCGGCTGGTCTGCAGCGTGCACTCTGGTACGCATGTCGACGCTCCGCTTCACTTTGTGGAAAACGGGGCCAGCGTTGAACAATTGCCGCTGGATGTGCTGATGGGGCCGGCTGTGGTCGTTGAACTGCCGGAGATCGATGTGATTACACCGGAGCAGTTGGACGCCCAGGAACTGCCCCCCAGTACCCAACGATTGCTCCTCAAAACAAAGAATTCGCGCTTATGGGACCATCCGGACCATAAATTCAATCCGGAATTTGTGGCATTAAGCGCTGCGTCGGCAGACTGGATGGTCGACCAGGGTATCCGGCTTGTTGGCATCGATTATTTATCCATTCAGCTGTATGACGATGTTGAACCGCAGACACACCGAACCTTATTGGATGCCGGTATCATTATATTAGAGGGGCTTGATCTGCGTCAGGTCAGATCCGGGAGATACGACCTCATATGCCTTCCGCTTAAATTGGCCGGCAGTGAGGGCGCACCGGCCAGAGCGGTCTTAATTGAAAAATAA
- a CDS encoding aldehyde ferredoxin oxidoreductase family protein: protein MAGGYAGKIGFIDLTTDKIEVVELDEQLARNYIGGQGLGARILFERQKKGIDPLGPESHLGFTTGPLTGTKVPTGGRYMAVCKSPLTGGWGDANSGGYFGAELKAAGWDAIFVNGQASGPKYLAVNNDRIEIKDAAHLWGQDTVDTEDAIRKEAGDKKIRIAAIGPASEKLSLISGIVNDAGRIAARSGVGAVMGSKKLKAIAVRGSGKARIADKDALAALRKTFIKEMKEMGGFAQTLMDHGTCGITGGGVASGVTPVKNWQHTGEQSFPNLEKIADADAIIAYQNRKYSCANCPIACGGIFNVDKGKYPVGETHKPEYETIGAFGTMCMCDDFESIIKLNDMCNRSGLDTISTGTALAFAMECFENEIISTQDTDGIALTWGNAEAMIEMTAKMIAREGFGDILADGVKIAAEKLGKKADPFAMHVGGQEPGLHNALYLPSRGTGFVCDPTPGRHTAAPMARIDAGPGQWAPYPELQIGQYDQYSYSGKGPLSATASRYLQVGSSAGVCIMPMMFFGNYPLVEFFNAVTGWNLNVDEVLTTGARIQTLRQCFNLREGIMPADIKLPDRMVGLPPQKEGPVAGVTIDVDNLAREYRQAMGWDPDSGQPQQSTLDKLGLTQLVNAHG from the coding sequence ATGGCTGGTGGATATGCAGGCAAAATAGGCTTTATCGATTTAACCACAGACAAAATTGAGGTTGTCGAGCTAGACGAACAATTGGCCAGAAATTATATCGGTGGACAAGGCTTGGGTGCCCGGATCTTGTTTGAGCGTCAGAAAAAAGGCATCGATCCATTGGGCCCTGAAAGCCATTTGGGCTTTACCACCGGCCCATTGACGGGTACGAAAGTACCCACTGGGGGGCGCTATATGGCTGTTTGCAAATCGCCGTTGACCGGGGGCTGGGGCGATGCCAATTCCGGCGGCTATTTCGGAGCGGAGTTGAAGGCCGCCGGCTGGGATGCCATTTTTGTCAACGGTCAGGCAAGCGGTCCCAAATACTTAGCCGTCAACAATGACCGCATTGAGATCAAAGATGCGGCTCATCTTTGGGGCCAAGATACCGTTGACACTGAAGACGCCATTCGCAAGGAAGCCGGTGATAAAAAGATACGCATTGCCGCCATCGGCCCGGCTTCTGAAAAGCTTTCATTGATTAGCGGAATTGTCAATGACGCCGGACGCATTGCTGCGCGTTCCGGGGTGGGTGCGGTCATGGGGTCCAAAAAGCTCAAAGCCATTGCCGTGCGCGGCAGCGGCAAAGCCCGCATCGCCGACAAAGACGCACTGGCGGCATTGCGCAAAACCTTCATCAAAGAAATGAAGGAAATGGGAGGATTTGCACAAACACTGATGGACCATGGCACCTGCGGGATTACGGGTGGCGGTGTCGCCTCGGGTGTAACCCCGGTCAAAAATTGGCAACATACCGGCGAGCAGTCCTTTCCGAATCTGGAAAAAATCGCAGATGCAGATGCCATTATCGCCTATCAGAACCGCAAATATAGCTGTGCCAACTGCCCGATTGCCTGCGGCGGCATTTTCAACGTCGATAAAGGCAAGTACCCGGTGGGTGAAACCCATAAACCCGAGTATGAAACCATCGGCGCTTTTGGCACCATGTGCATGTGCGATGACTTTGAATCAATCATTAAACTCAACGACATGTGCAACCGCAGCGGGCTGGACACGATTTCCACAGGAACCGCGCTGGCTTTTGCCATGGAATGCTTCGAAAACGAGATTATTAGCACACAAGATACGGACGGTATTGCGCTTACCTGGGGCAATGCCGAAGCCATGATCGAGATGACCGCCAAAATGATCGCCCGTGAAGGATTTGGTGACATTTTGGCCGATGGCGTTAAAATCGCAGCCGAGAAATTGGGCAAGAAAGCGGACCCATTTGCCATGCACGTGGGAGGTCAGGAACCGGGTTTGCATAACGCCCTATATCTTCCCAGCCGCGGCACCGGTTTTGTGTGTGATCCCACCCCGGGCCGTCATACCGCAGCACCCATGGCCCGCATCGACGCCGGTCCCGGACAATGGGCGCCCTACCCTGAGTTGCAGATCGGTCAATACGATCAGTACAGCTACAGCGGCAAAGGTCCCTTAAGCGCCACCGCCTCGCGTTATCTTCAGGTAGGCTCCAGCGCCGGCGTGTGTATCATGCCGATGATGTTTTTTGGTAACTACCCATTGGTTGAATTTTTCAACGCCGTCACCGGCTGGAATCTGAATGTGGATGAAGTCCTGACCACCGGTGCCCGTATCCAGACACTGCGCCAATGCTTTAATCTGCGGGAAGGCATTATGCCTGCTGATATCAAATTACCCGACAGAATGGTCGGGTTGCCGCCCCAGAAAGAGGGCCCGGTGGCCGGTGTGACCATCGACGTCGACAACCTGGCCCGGGAATACCGCCAGGCCATGGGCTGGGATCCGGACAGTGGGCAACCGCAGCAAAGCACCCTTGACAAACTGGGCTTGACCCAGCTCGTCAATGCTCATGGTTAG
- a CDS encoding ferritin family protein has translation MVSRRKFFMISAGLLVTALAPHTVRADEAQQRESCGRLLKTPSNSQFSSPHLTMANYPITIEVLKAGYQDEIQSFQLYTAFAETALEDQLPGVAHLFRTFAECEFITARNFNNILLDLDVQYHVSVDQLPVQNTKENLKSAIRLELKEIEERYPKLLRKIKKEGHINALAATQHAYDSRKQHHSLLVDMKNAMGVFYSKMVDRIETDRLQFWVCDACGSVATEAPIRTCCICENPAYFSKEIPHPA, from the coding sequence ATGGTTTCAAGAAGAAAATTTTTTATGATTTCAGCTGGTCTACTGGTAACAGCGCTGGCACCTCACACCGTTCGCGCCGATGAGGCCCAGCAGAGAGAATCATGCGGGCGCCTTCTAAAGACACCATCCAATTCGCAATTTTCGTCACCGCATTTGACGATGGCGAATTATCCGATTACCATCGAGGTTCTCAAAGCGGGGTATCAAGATGAAATTCAGTCCTTCCAGTTGTATACCGCTTTTGCCGAAACAGCTCTTGAAGACCAGCTTCCAGGAGTAGCACATCTGTTTCGCACATTTGCGGAGTGTGAATTTATCACCGCCCGGAATTTTAACAATATTTTACTCGATCTCGATGTCCAGTATCACGTTTCGGTAGATCAATTGCCGGTCCAAAACACCAAAGAAAATCTGAAATCAGCCATTCGATTGGAATTAAAGGAAATCGAAGAACGCTATCCTAAACTGCTCCGCAAAATCAAAAAAGAAGGTCATATCAATGCCCTGGCGGCTACGCAGCATGCCTATGATTCCCGCAAACAACACCATTCTCTGCTGGTGGATATGAAAAATGCAATGGGGGTTTTCTACTCGAAGATGGTCGACCGCATTGAAACGGATCGTTTGCAGTTTTGGGTTTGCGATGCCTGCGGATCGGTGGCCACCGAAGCGCCTATCAGAACCTGTTGTATCTGTGAAAATCCGGCCTATTTTTCCAAGGAAATCCCCCATCCGGCGTAA
- a CDS encoding mechanosensitive ion channel, with protein MDVEQLIAKGYELLTVFGVKILAALAVFIIGRWVVKYLRRLTLRVMEKRNVDPTLTKFLTNLIYVALLTFVIVAALGMLGIQTTSFIAVLGAAGLAIGLALQGSLSNFAAGVLMIIFRPFKVGDLIEGAGVTGVVEEIQIFTTQLVTPDNKTIIIPNGQMTGDTITNFTAKGTRRADMVMGIGYEDDIDKARNIILDVLSQDERVLKEPAVKVAVSELADSSVNFTVRPWVKAGDYWGVIFDANETIKKRFDAEGISIPYPQQDIHVYEHKD; from the coding sequence ATGGATGTTGAGCAATTAATTGCCAAGGGATATGAGCTGTTGACGGTTTTCGGCGTTAAGATTCTAGCGGCGCTGGCGGTGTTCATTATCGGTCGCTGGGTGGTCAAATATCTGAGGAGATTGACGCTCAGAGTCATGGAAAAACGCAACGTCGACCCCACCCTGACCAAATTTTTAACCAACCTGATTTATGTTGCCCTGCTGACATTTGTTATTGTGGCCGCCTTGGGCATGCTGGGAATTCAAACCACTTCTTTCATCGCGGTGCTGGGTGCTGCCGGTCTAGCGATTGGCCTCGCGTTGCAGGGCTCGCTGTCAAACTTTGCAGCCGGGGTGCTGATGATCATCTTTCGGCCGTTTAAGGTGGGCGATCTTATCGAAGGTGCTGGTGTTACCGGTGTGGTCGAAGAAATTCAAATCTTTACCACCCAGCTGGTCACACCGGACAACAAGACCATTATCATTCCGAATGGCCAGATGACAGGCGATACCATTACCAACTTTACTGCCAAAGGCACCCGTCGCGCGGATATGGTGATGGGCATTGGCTACGAAGATGATATCGACAAAGCACGTAATATCATTTTAGATGTGTTGTCGCAGGATGAACGGGTCCTCAAAGAGCCCGCCGTAAAAGTCGCTGTTTCTGAGCTGGCGGATAGCAGTGTTAACTTTACGGTCCGGCCCTGGGTGAAGGCTGGCGATTACTGGGGTGTAATTTTCGATGCCAACGAAACCATTAAGAAGCGCTTTGATGCCGAGGGCATCAGCATTCCCTATCCACAGCAGGATATTCACGTTTATGAGCACAAAGATTAA